The Nomia melanderi isolate GNS246 chromosome 4, iyNomMela1, whole genome shotgun sequence genome segment ttataataatgcaattctatcaaatgatttaatatatttctttcattttgtgtattttactgtaggaaatcgtgcggcattcaatgtgttaactaattaaaataattgtagttTCAATTTGTATGTGCAGTGGGTCCTAGAACAATTTCAGCAAACTTATAGAGTACTGCACTAAAAATGTTTCTGTTCGGAGAAGGAACGAGTCAGACGATTTCAATCGTCCAGCTGTTGGGTCGTTACCGATTTTATGGCGTGTACAGAACTCGCAGATACGCTGAGGTGAAAGAGAACTGGGACgcttgatttacaattcaccgTTTATCGCTGGTTCGAATGTTTCAGCTGATATTGTATCGCAGAATATTTTTATGGTTATAATAGGAAAAGCGGTGTGTACTTACTTCACAGTAATGAACCACGTGAATTCGTTTTGAACACTGTTACATTAAATGCTAACTGCTTTTTGTTCTGCTTATCTGTGAAGATATCTGTAATAATCATATAAACCGTTTAATCCGCCATAAATGGATTATGCGTTCCCCAGATTAGAAGCGTGAAAAGATAGCTTTTCAATGTGTTCCAAAATCGAAGCCTTGCACTTTACTCTGGTTAATAACTCCGGTTAAAACGCTTACCGTGAAACGTGCAGGAGAGTCGACGAAGGCGTGTCGATTATAAAAAAGTggacgtttatttaaaaaataaagaaaacaatgtgTCGTCTATAGTATGGCTATTACTTATAGccataacaataaatataaaacattggcTATTCTGTATACTTTgcgttaataaaatatataaaacatttcttGGACGGATTGAAGGAATATCATTGCTGCTTCGATCGCAGTCAGAGATTAGATCCACCTTCTCCTAATAGATCCACCTTCTCCACTGGTGCTAGGCGATCCTGATGTACACGAATATCGAGAACGTGACCACTATTATCCAAGAAGGATGCAACTTCTCAACGCCGGACTGAATTCGATAAAGAGAATGGATAGATCAGTGCGACTGTCTTTAATCCCAGAATATTAACTCTTGCTGGAATGGTTACTTACGAAGGCATAGTAATTGCATTTGTCTCCTTGACAGCAATCCGAACACTTCCAATCTTGGTACCATATATACGTACAATCAGCCATGTTCGACTGCTTTATCCTTTCGCACTCCTTCCTGGTGGAGCACCTCTTGGATACGTAATACTGTTTCTTCGCGCCCTGCGACCAGTACGGTGTGCCTAGAACCAACAGACTCCTGCAGGGACTGTGATGACAGTTTGTTGGAAGATGTAAACATAACCTCATCCTCAATGTTTACAATACCATAGAACAAACATTTAAAACTTACTTCCCCATTTGATCTCTGTGAAGCAAGCATCCTGGCCTTGCTCGCAAGTTTTTGTGCTTCTCAGACACTTTTCCCTGTTACCTTCCTGATTGGTACACACATAACATTCCAGGGCGTGGCCTACAAACatcaatgaattaaataaagagCCTCGACGAAAGAAACTGGTATTTGCGACACCTACTGAACGACAGGTAACACGAGACAATCAGTATCGCGCAATATTCGGACAGTCTCATTTTAAAGGACAATTCACGTTTTGAAAAAAGAAGAGGCGCACAGGCGTGCTGCGAGTAACGCGACACTCGTTTAAATCGAATCGACGGGCCACGAGTGAATTTTCGTCGGCGTCGGTGGTGGCAGGACTGAAACTTTGTTACCGTCCGTGGAACACAATCGAGGATGCAAGGGCATTTTAAACGAGCGTCAAGGCGACCGTCGACGCGACGGTTAACGTTTCcccgatataaataaataaataaacaaatttcgaaCGAAATCGATCGCACCGACGAACGATCCGTCCGTCGAGCTTCCatcgatcgattcgatcgagAGGAAATCGACGCGGTCGGATCGATCGATTCTCTTCGATCCAATCGAAGCTCGGTTCGAGTAACGGCGGAGTAAACGGTCGCGACAGGTTCGTGCATGCACGGTCTCGTTATTAAAAATAGCTTCGAGATATTATTGACCCGCGCGTTGGAACTTGGATTACAAATTTTCCGGTTGACCGGCCTAGATCGTATCCATTCGGATTTTACCAAGTCCTTAAATCTCGAGCTCACGGAGACTGCGAAGACGCGGCTTCCCAGCCGGCCATCGACGCCTTTGAACCCGTAACGTTTGCTTTTctttctaaatcaatttttccaaaGCATTTCTCCGGGACGAGTCGATTCTTTTATCGACGCAGGCTCGGTGATCGTTAGGATATAGTGAAGGAAAGATCGGATGGGAGAAACAGGATAATGTTTAACAATAATCCTACcatgtgactttgagtgacatttgaacttcttactgaaattttttcgttatttcatattgcatttccaaaagtttctttggccttttaaaatttgggccccagaaacaaaaataatgacATTTTGATCATTCCTTTCATTCCATTTCCAAAAGTATTTTTGGGCTTTTAACATTTGGCCCCTAGAAACAAAAacagtaacattttaatcattctttttattccatttccaaaagtttttctgggcttttaaaatttggaccctataaacaaaaacaataacattttaatcatttattcttattattgactgagtcacatcgtggtacgaTTCGTTAAAAAAACACGTGGTGCGATtacagttaataaataatttcagacaTGCCTGTCCAAAGGATATCGCGTTGTATCGAACGTCACGAGGAGATCGACGATCGATTATGTCGGTTTCGTCTCCAAGTTCAAGACGCACGGATGAACCACAGGAGAAAATTGGTGAGGCTGTTCCTAAATTTCGGGTAACTCGTATTTTTTCGTTTTCGTGGCTAATGGACATGATAAAAAATCTCGGACATTCTTCCTGTAACAGGTCACACGTTGACGAGCTTCGATTGCACGGATGTATCATGGGATGATAAATTGACTGGACCTGTAACAGGTTATCGGTGCAGTATGCCTTTCTCGAAATGACTTATCCAAAGTGAAGGTAGGAGGATTCAATTTCTGAGTAAAGAGATAATGAGGATACACCCTAAAACCTCGCATTTTACTATTGAGtgattaacatgttgaatgccatatgggtcactggtgaccctcgaccaaatggaattattattgttcactcaatgaaacgattatttgaaaacatttctgttataaatGATTTGATGGAAtaacgttgttattattgcacgtttatctagctgaatgtcactgtattaagtagcattatttataataataaatatagtatctaatactatattttttccattctatgtagtttgctctgtgaaatcggCGTTCAACACGTTAGTATCTTACCTCATTGTTTCATTATATCATTCTTAGTAAACTGCGGATCCTTATGCAAATTTCTGAGAAGGTCCTAAGGACCAAAAAACTCTACAATTTGGATGTTTCAAACATCTTTGTACATGGAGTGTATTCATGGAATCCTGCAGTCCCAAGTTTCCATGAATGCATAGGGATCAGCAGTCTAATTAGTAGACTAGAAATAAGACCGTATGACCGATATATCCTGACCGTTAACAGGTTACGAGTGAACAGCCGTCAACGACGTCGGGAGATGCCGCATCGCGTGATttgggagaagaagaagaagaagaagatgaaaggAGGGTCGTCGAGGAGGCACGAGGAAGTTTGAAAAGCGCGTCCGAAGGGGAAAGTTGGacggaaagaaaggaagaaaggaaggaagaaagggtgCAAGGGATGAGGAAGGTAGCGTAGCTGGTGCAGGCGGTAGCTGTGCTCCTCTCTCCTTCTAATTTGAACTCTCCCTCGGGGTTTCAGTGAGGTCGCGTGTgttcgctcgcttgctcgctcgctcgctcgctcgctcgcggccgTCGGATGTCGATATTCTAGTGCGCGGCGCAGGCTGAGCAGTGGCAGTGTCGAGCCACTGCGCCGAGAATCTAAAATTATCGGTCGCTTCGAGAGGAGGAGAACTGGATAGGTGTGCGTGCGCTACACGCACGCGTGCTTACCTACGTGTGGGCACACACGGTAGGAGAGCGGGGAGAGACGGAGACATGGCGAGTAGCGACGGTAGCTTCATTCAGGGGGGAGGAAAAAATGAGAAGAGTGGAAGAGAGAGTCAGCAAGAcgaagagggacagagagaagaTATAGAATGATGATGATGAGAACGGAGAGGAGGAGCAGTAGTAACacgcggaggaggaggaggaggaggaggaagacaTGGCAACGGATGAAAGAATACGTAACCGTGGAAGAGGGAAGAGGGGCAGCCTCTTGCACACGGTGGAGGCAACGAAAGAGTATCGACGATTTAACGGCCGGCCGCCGGGCCGTCCGACGATCGGGTGGAAAGGCGTAGTCAGGCCGTTTCCGATCCACGAGGAGCTCCCCGGTCCGCGCGCTCGACGCCAACCCGCCTCGCCATGTTCCGTACGCGCGTCCGCTCGAGCTCCTCCAATAACTTTCTCGCGAACAGCGACGATTATCAATTTAATCGGCGGGCCTGCCTCGCCTTCACGGCCGGCCGGACGCGTATCGcggcgacacgcgcgactcccaTGATCTCTCCGGGTTCCCCAAGAACAAGGCCGGCCAGAGAGCACcgacgtcgtcgacgacgaTGAAGAGGACGAGACAGGGTAGTTGAAACGAGGCGATAAGAAGGGACACAGGGGAggtgaaaaaagaaagaaggctAGGCGGGCTGAGCGCGAGGAGCGGGGACGAAGAGGGCTGCGGCTGGTGGGGGAACCGGCCAGCGGCGGAGACGGGCGGAGAGGATACAGCGATGGAAGCCGCGGCCGCGGGTGAGAGAGtgtgccgcgcgcgcgcgcacacgcgatCCCGATCGCGAGCCCACGGGAGCGACGAGGAGGGAGAAAGGTGAAACGAAGCAAGAGGGTCGAAGCGGTGGCTGCCAGCGGGCGGCCGCGGGTGCTGGTGGGGGTGGTGAGGCCGAGGCCAGAGAGAATCGTCGTCGGTGGTCGGTCGACGAGGCGCGGAGAGCAACGCGAGAGGAACGTTACCTTAGCCACCGTTCGCATCGCGCGAGCTCGCctcgaacgacgacgacgacgacgttccGTTTCGCGCAAACGAAGACTACGTTATCCctctcgtctctctctctctctccggctcCCCTACTCTCTCCGACTAATCTCCGTTtatccgtctctctctctctcttcctctctctctctctgtctcaccGTTTGACCGTCTTCTGACCGTCTTCTGAACGTCCGACCGTCCACTCGTCGGCTCTCCCGAGCGCGTTCGGTTTCCGTCTGTTCGTTTCCGGCGACATCGGGCCCGCTCGTCGTTGATTCCGCTGGTCCGTACGCACCGGTTCGACTCCAGCCGCGGGCGAGCAGCCAGGGTCGGTCCGcggtgcgtgcgtgtgtgcgcgcgcgcgcgcgcgctcgtgcaTCCTTCGAGCGACAGTGACAGTCGAGGAAAAGCCGCGGAAGTGTTCGTAAGCCGCGCTTCGATCGGACACAGTTCGCGCTCTCGGGACTCGTTCGCGAGAGCGTAACCAGTCGTTCCCGTTTCCAGTTCCCGTCGACCGCCGACCGTTCCCGTGTCCCGCCGATCCGGAGGATCAGGACGTCGCGATGGCGGACGAGCAGGAGGCGAACAACACGTGCGAGGACTCCCTCGGCCCCGGGGACGCGAACACCGCGTTCGCCAAGAAGATCCGGGGCCGTAAGGGCGCGCTCAAGAAGAAGAATGTCTACGTCGTCAAGAACCACAACTTCATGCCGCGGTTCTTCAAGCAGCCGACCTTCTGCAGCCACTGCAAGGACTTCATCTGGTGAGCGACCGTCCCTTGTAGACCGTTGATCCTTTAGGCACCCCTCCTCCCCCCCGGCACGGGGCGAACCCATTAGCAGGCGTGCTGTCCCCGCAGCCAGCGGATAGAGGATGAGACCATCCGCGCCGTTTAGAGCGGATCGCCGCGGAGCGCACCCCGGGGGCACCGATGGAAAGACGTTCGCCCGACAGGCCTGACATTGCGCCGCGCTAGAGTGATTCATCGACGCGCGAGagcgtttttattattatctagaCGCGGCCAGGGTATATAGCACGCCCCGCAACTGTTGATCGACGACGAATCTCTCGGCGGCACGGGACCAAGGTGTTTGACCATCCTCTGCCGAGCGAGGGAGCGCCAGTCGATGACAGTCAGACTCTTTTACCCTTCGCGatgaaatattatgtattagttaacagtagaactaccgagcatttcatatgtcataaaaattgtaatagtttCTAGTTTTAGAGgtccattatagtattcaaatgaaacttttctcaagatcatttcaaatattcgatgctcttaacacttagccaaccaaatggggagatctcctagttttcatttagcaacgtactgccttttattctgtatatcttttgttatttagcaAGTCTTgagtttagtttcttttttacaaAACAGTTTCTCACCGAATTCTCTAAACGAGTTCAATCtaagataatggaggagataGTTATAGTTTTCATGTGGTCGTCTAAGCCTTAAGATACTAATAATCAAATCGATTTcactggtagttctactgtcaaCCAAGACAAAAGGCAGGCTCTGATTATCAAAATCTGTCTCAGTCTTCCAACAAACATCTCGTCTCGCAAC includes the following:
- the LOC116428273 gene encoding uncharacterized protein LOC116428273, producing MEARRTDRSSVRSISFEICLFIYLYRGNVNRRVDGRLDARLKCPCILDCVPRTVTKFQSCHHRRRRKFTRGPSIRFKRVSRYSQHACAPLLFSKRELSFKMRLSEYCAILIVSCYLSFSHALECYVCTNQEGNREKCLRSTKTCEQGQDACFTEIKWGSTPYWSQGAKKQYYVSKRCSTRKECERIKQSNMADCTYIWYQDWKCSDCCQGDKCNYYAFSGVEKLHPSWIIVVTFSIFVYIRIA